The Couchioplanes caeruleus sequence GCCCCGACCGGAAGCGCTATGTCATCACCGACCTGGGCGCCACGGAGGTCGAGCAGTGGCTGACCCAGCCGGTCGAGCCGGAGCCCCACCTGCAGAGCGTGCTGTTCACCAAGGTGGTGCTGGCGCTGATGCTGGACCGTCCCGCCGACGAGTACCTCGACACCCAGCGCCGCGCCCACGTCCAGCGCATGCGCGAGCTGACCACCGTCAAGCGCGCCGGTGGACTCATCGACGCGCTGCTCGCCGATCACGGCCTGTACCACCTGGAAGCGGACCTGCGGTGGATCGAGATGACCGGTGCCCGGCTGGACGCCCTGAAGAAGGCGGTGCGGCCGTGACCGACCTCCTGGAAGCGCGCGACTGCTGGTCGACAGTGACACTTCAGCATGGGTGTACGTGGAGTTCTCGTTCGGCCGGACCCCGGCACTGCGCGGCGCGAACCTCGCCGTGGAGGCGGGGGAGATCTTCGCCATCATGGGCCCGAGCGGCTCCGGCAAGTCGACGCTGCTGCACTGCCTGGCCGGCATCCTCGTGCCCGGCTCCGGCGAGATCCGCTTCGGTGGGGCCCGGATCGACTCGATGTCCGAGACGCAGCGCAGCCTCCTGCGCCGGGAACGGTTCGGGTTCGTGTTCCAATTCGGCCAGCTCGTCCCGGAGCTCACCGCGGTGGAGAACGTCGCCCTGCCGTTGCTGCTCAACGGGGTCCGCCGGGCGCAGGCGCTGCGCTCGGCACACGGATGGTTCGAGCGGCTGGGGCTCGAGGGCCTGCAGTCGCGCCGGTCCGGAGAACTCTCCGGCGGCCAGGCGCAGCGCGTCGCTCTCGCTCGCGGCCTGGTGGCAGAGCCGGAGATCCTGTTCGCCGACGAACCGACCGGGGCGCTGGACTCGCTCACCGGTGAACACGTCATGGAGCTGCTCGTCTCCACGGCCCGCGAGCAAGGCACCACGGTCGTGCTGGTCACCCACGAGCCACGGGTCGCCGCGTACGCCGACCGCGAGGCCATGGTGCGCGACGGGCGAGTCACCGCGCCGCAGAGGATCCCGTCGTGATCGGCTTCGGCCTGCGCCTGGCCGTGGCCGGCGGCCGCGAGGCCCTCACCCGCCTCGTGGTCATCGCCGCCGCGGTCGCGGTGGGCGCCGGGCTACTGCTGGCCACGCTCGCCGGGGTCAACGCGGTCAACGCGCAGCTCACGCGATACGCGATGCTGTTCCCCGCCGGTTCGACCGCCGGTGACGCGGATGCGCTGTGGTGGTCGACCCGGGAGGACTACTTCCAGGGTGCGCAGATCCTGCGCGTCGATGTCGCCGCGACCGGACCCGGCGCGCCGATACCGCCCGGCGTGCCGAAGACGCCCGGACCGGGGGAGTACTACGCCTCCCCGGCGAACCGTGGCCGGCGGACTGCTGTTCCCGGTACTGGTCTTCATCGGCACGGCCACCAGGCTGGGCGCCGCCCGCAGAGAGCAACGGTTCGCCGCGATGCGCCTGCTGGGCGCGACGCCGAAGCAGATCGCGCTGTTCGCCGCGATCGAGGCGAGCGTCGCGGCCGCCGTCGGCACCGCCCTGGGGTTCGTCCTGTTCTTCGCCTTACGAGACTCACTTGCGGCGATTCCGTTCACCGGTATGCCGTTCTTTCCCGGCGACATGTCGCTGAGCGTGCCGCACGTCCTGCTCGTCGCCGCCGGCGTCCCGGCCGGTGCCGCGGTGGCCGCCCAGATCTCGCTGCGTCGGGTCCGGATCTCCGCGCTCGGGGTCGCCCGGCGGGTCGCCCGGACCGCCCCGCGCCCGTACCGGCTGATCCCCGTGGCGCTCGGCGTCGGCGTGCTGATCTTCGGCATCGCGCACCGGCCCGCGACGTCCGGCGGCCAGACTGCCGTGTTCCTGCCGGGCATCCTCCTGATCATGGTCGGCCTGGTCCTCGCCGGCCCGTGGCTGACGATGGTGGTCGCACGGGCGATGGCGCGCCACGCCAGCCGGCCCGCCGCGCTCCTCGCCGCGCGGCGCCTCGCCGACAATCCGAAGGCCGGCTTCCGAGCCATCAGTGGAATCATGCTCGCCCTCTTCGTGACGAGCGTGGCGGTCGGTGTCGTCACCACGATCGTGGCCCATCGGGGGCCTGCCCCGATCGGCTCGACCGATGCCGGCACTCTGTCCGCAGTCTTTGCCGAGAACCCGCCGTCGGAGGCCGGGCCGGTGCTGAACGAACTGCGCGCGATCCCCGGCGTGCAGAGCACGACGGTGCTCCGCGCGAACCCGTTGACCGGGCCGGGCCACGATGTCGCGGTGGTCGCGTGTGCGGATATCCCGCAGCGCTTTGGCCGGTGCGCCCACGGCGCGAACGTCGCCGAGACGTCCATGGACCTCACCCCCGTCCGCGGATCAGCGTCGTCCACGACGATCTGGCCCGAGGCGGCGGTGCCACTCGATGATCTTGCCGAGCTGCCGATGGGGTCGATGGTCGTCGGCACGGACGGCTCGGCCGCCGCGATCGAGCGCTCGCGCACCACTCTCGAGGTGGCCTACCCGACGGCATTCTGGGCCGCTCCGAACGTCCCCGGCGACTTCGAGTCCCAGTTCGCCAGTCAGATGCGGGGCTGGCAGCAACTGGCCAACGTCATCATCATCGCCAGCCTCGTGCTCGCCGGTTGCAGTCTTGCGGTCAGCGTCGTCGGAGGTCTCACCGAACGCAAACGGCCGTTCAGCCTGCTGCGGCTCAGCGGCGTGTCCGTGCGGACGCTGCGCCGGGTGGTCGCACTGGAGAGCGCCGCGCCGATGCTCGTCGTGGCCGTCGTGTCCATAGCGACGGGTCTGCTCGCCGCACAGCTCTTCCTCGAGGCGCAGATGGACTACACCCTCGTCGCCCCTGGCGTGGGGTTCTACGCGATCGTCGCCGCCGGGATCGCGTCCTGCCTCGCCATCACCGCCGGCACCATGCCGTTGCTGGAGCGCATCACCGGCCCCGAGACGGCCCGCACCGCATAGCCGGACTGCCGCCGGGCGGGCCTGCCGGGCGGCTTCCCGACAACTCCCAGGAGCTTCCATGACGAACACCACGTTCATCGGCGGACGAGGAATGACACGCCGCGGCATGCTCGCCGCCGCGCTGGCAGCCGGGGCCGCCTTGCCGATCGGCGCGGCCCGCACCGCGTGGGCGGCACCCGCCTCGCGTCCGGCACGATTGACGCTGCCCCCGCCCACCGGCCCCTACCCGGTCGGTACGGTGCCGCTG is a genomic window containing:
- a CDS encoding ABC transporter permease → MAGGLLFPVLVFIGTATRLGAARREQRFAAMRLLGATPKQIALFAAIEASVAAAVGTALGFVLFFALRDSLAAIPFTGMPFFPGDMSLSVPHVLLVAAGVPAGAAVAAQISLRRVRISALGVARRVARTAPRPYRLIPVALGVGVLIFGIAHRPATSGGQTAVFLPGILLIMVGLVLAGPWLTMVVARAMARHASRPAALLAARRLADNPKAGFRAISGIMLALFVTSVAVGVVTTIVAHRGPAPIGSTDAGTLSAVFAENPPSEAGPVLNELRAIPGVQSTTVLRANPLTGPGHDVAVVACADIPQRFGRCAHGANVAETSMDLTPVRGSASSTTIWPEAAVPLDDLAELPMGSMVVGTDGSAAAIERSRTTLEVAYPTAFWAAPNVPGDFESQFASQMRGWQQLANVIIIASLVLAGCSLAVSVVGGLTERKRPFSLLRLSGVSVRTLRRVVALESAAPMLVVAVVSIATGLLAAQLFLEAQMDYTLVAPGVGFYAIVAAGIASCLAITAGTMPLLERITGPETARTA
- a CDS encoding PadR family transcriptional regulator, which translates into the protein MSVPLTFLGLLERHPSHGYDLKRDYDAFFARGKPLPFGQVYSTLSRLSRDGKVVISDVEPGDGPDRKRYVITDLGATEVEQWLTQPVEPEPHLQSVLFTKVVLALMLDRPADEYLDTQRRAHVQRMRELTTVKRAGGLIDALLADHGLYHLEADLRWIEMTGARLDALKKAVRP
- a CDS encoding ABC transporter ATP-binding protein; the protein is MEFSFGRTPALRGANLAVEAGEIFAIMGPSGSGKSTLLHCLAGILVPGSGEIRFGGARIDSMSETQRSLLRRERFGFVFQFGQLVPELTAVENVALPLLLNGVRRAQALRSAHGWFERLGLEGLQSRRSGELSGGQAQRVALARGLVAEPEILFADEPTGALDSLTGEHVMELLVSTAREQGTTVVLVTHEPRVAAYADREAMVRDGRVTAPQRIPS